In the Topomyia yanbarensis strain Yona2022 chromosome 3, ASM3024719v1, whole genome shotgun sequence genome, one interval contains:
- the LOC131692476 gene encoding WD repeat and HMG-box DNA-binding protein 1, with translation MPFRRSAMRYGHIVGYTSVTYQDDGERILSIGQDGDIRIWDGVFDDDPVTTCVAENVWTLLQYGDRVLIANDLNTVQAYKFPGLEKDGIDFRFTAFVTNLARNERFLVAGSEDGMIKVKPVDGEGEFELTGLEGPVLSMDLSVKDLLAASCGDGRLRVWDLKSKKLVKTFDGLRKAKSFEGNVHFATPSFDPVRGNLLAYPNGNEIVVLNTATWEQHKVLKHSLISSEFTCCAFSPRGDFFAAGSEKGEVGIWEYKSGKIIAGETASIDAYPITGLAWHPNNNGELVICDDQGQLGNVNDIFLSDEPDMPDDGNDLIEMAEKEATGVAAEDDDMELDDIYSTHVAGEKLVEDDSDDENTFSVNKLKSQYPTNFDDQASDLMSNKADSNRADDAHSVMSDRVGFKSYPMQDYFQSGSTPDHLEHRYLVYNHVGIVRAHSDDKENSIEVEFHDSQKHHGIHLNNYLNHTMAGLSETVLAMACTSGVEEKGSKLVCINLVAFGNREWSCTMPGAEEIIGVVASDKIVVVATDSRQLRIFTARGTQREVISVPGPLVTMAAYGDHVLVAYHRSPPNEDQQINLMLITCVKFKLRCREISIPLSAGAEIRWLGYSDKGSPLVYDSAGIMRLYHASANLWFPVLDAEQHKAGASDSLFIVNVSESLQQIQLIVCRGAKFPLTNPRPIPLNANFQLPMCDVDFEKSNLEDELVRSIYLKSDEADKVLKETAVKLFAIACRSEMEQRARELVETIGSSQLIPIVIKYASKIKRFHLADSLAPLLSTFQQQEKEEEQQELESIKENTAMVSELEHINLEAVTKKDNTPKIKPMPMVMRKNNPFRKNDSASKSSTPSSGNPLDHLTGKAIGFSSPSTTRERAESANVSGVSELPGGTADDNSLPENNENQPKNCNGTPSGMKFLPWFESNKEHLKKEYTDANDAELIKIGMRQFKTLNSYSLPRGSSEKRKLEDDERGESGVAKLAKFGFTKQ, from the exons ATGCCCTTCAGACGATCTGCTATGCGATACGGTCATATCGTTGGCTATACCAGTGTGACGTATCAAGATGATGGAGA ACGAATCCTCAGTATCGGACAGGATGGTGATATTCGGATCTGGGATGGTGTCTTTGACGACGATCCCGTTACGACCTGCGTGGCGGAAAACGTCTGGACCTTGCTGCAGTACGGTGATCGAGTTCTGATCGCGAATGATTTGAACACGGTTCAGGCATACAAGTTTCCTGGGCTGGAAAAGGATGGTATTGATTTCCGCTTTACGGCATTCGTTACCAATTTGGCACGGAACGAACGTTTCCTCGTTGCTGGATCGGAAGATGGAATGATAAAGGTTAAACCGGTTGATGGAGAAGGCGAGTTTGAGCTGACCGGTTTGGAAGGGCCGGTCCTGAGCATGGACCTGAGTGTGAAGGATTTATTAGCTGCCAGCTGTGGGGACGGGAGGCTAAGGGTTTGGGATTTGAAAAGTAAGAAGCTGGTGAAGACATTTGACGGGCTGCGGAAGGCTAAAAGCTTCGAGGGAAATGTGCATTTTG CAACCCCAAGTTTTGATCCGGTCCGTGGAAATTTACTGGCTTACCCGAATGGCAACGAAATCGTGGTACTCAATACAGCAACATGGGAGCAGCATAAGGTACTCAAGCACTCACTAATTTCGTCGGAGTTTACGTGTTGTGCTTTCTCGCCACGGGGAGATTTTTTTGCTGCAGGTTCTGAAAAGGGAGAGGTTGGCATTTGGGAGTATAAATCCGGTAAAATCATTGCAGGGGAAACAGCATCGATCGATGCATATCCAATCACTGGTTTGGCATGGCATCCGAACAATAACGGGGAGTTAGTCATTTGCGATGATCAAGGACAGCTGGGGAACGTCAATGATATCTTTCTCAGCGATGAACCTGATATGCCTGACGATGGAAATGATTTGATTGAAATGGCCGAGAAGGAGGCGACCGGGGTTGCAGCTGAAGATGACGATATGGAGTTGGACGATATTTACTCAACAC aTGTAGCTGGAGAAAAACTGGTTGAAGACGATTCTGATGATGAGAACACTTTCTCTGTGAACAAGCTGAAAAGtcaatatccaacgaattttgaTGATCAAGCAAGTGATCTGATGAGCAACAAAGCTGATTCGAATCGAGCTGATGATGCTCACTCTGTCATGAGTGACAGAGTTGGATTTAAGTCATATCCTATGCAAGACTATTTCCAATCGGGATCAACGCCGGATCACTTGGAACATCGCTACCTGGTGTACAACCACGTAGGGATTGTCAGAGCACATTCTGATGACAAAGAAAATTCAATCGAAGTCGAATTTCATGATTCTCAAAAGCACCATggtattcatttgaataattaccTAAATCACACAATGGCAGGATTGAGCGAAACGGTACTGGCAATGGCTTGCACCTCCGGGGTGGAGGAAAAAGGCAGCAAACTAGTCTGCATAAACCTGGTTGCATTCGGTAACCGGGAATGGAGTTGCACAATGCCGGGTGCGGAGGAAATTATCGGAGTAGTTGCTTCGGATAAAATCGTTGTTGTAGCAACGGACAGCCGCCAGTTGAGAATCTTCACTGCGAGAGGCACACAACGTGAGGTCATTTCGGTGCCTGGGCCACTAGTTACAATGGCAGCCTACGGGGATCATGTTCTGGTGGCGTACCATCGTTCGCCACCGAACGAAGATCAACAGATAAATCTTATGTTAATCACATGTGTTAAGTTCAAACTACGCTGTCGTGAAATATCGATTCCGCTGTCCGCCGGAGCGGAAATTCGTTGGCTAGGTTATTCCGATAAAGGTTCTCCGTTGGTATATGATTCAGCAGGCATAATGCGTTTGTACCACGCCTCTGCTAATCTTTGGTTTCCCGTTCTGGATGCAGAGCAGCACAAAGCCGGTGCTTCCGATAGTCTCTTTATAGTGAATGTTTCTGAATCCCTCCAACAGATTCAGTTAATCGTGTGCCGCGGGGCGAAATTCCCTCTGACAAATCCGAGACCGATTCCGTTGAACGCCAACTTCCAGCTACCGATGTGTGACGTAGATTTCGAAAAAAGTAATCTGGAAGATGAGCTGGTCAGAagtatctatttaaaaagtgaCGAAGCTGACAAGGTACTGAAGGAGACCGCCGTCAAACTGTTTGCG ATTGCATGTCGTTCGGAAATGGAACAGCGAGCAAGGGAACTGGTTGAGACCATCGGATCGAGCCAGTTAATTCCGATTGTTATAAAGTATGCCAGCAAGATAAAACGATTCCATCTGGCGGATAGTCTGGCACCACTGCTTTCAACCTTCCAACAACAG GAAAAAGAAGAGGAACAGCAGGAGTTGGAATCAATTAAAGAAAATACCGCTATGGTCAGTGAACTGGAACACATTAATCTTGAAGCGGTCACAAAGAAGGATAACACACCTAAAATT AAACCCATGCCGATGGTGATGCGAAAAAACAATCCATTCCGCAAAAATGATAGTGCCTCAAAATCTTCGACACCTTCTTCCGGCAATCCACTTGACCATCTTACGGGTAAAGCGATCGGTTTCAGTTCTCCTAGCACAACAAGGGAACGAGCCGAGTCGGCCAACGTAAGCGGGGTTTCCGAGCTGCCGGGCGGGACAGCCGACGACAATAGCCTGCCGGAAAACAATGAGAATCAACCGAAAAATTGCAACGGCACTCCTTCCGGGATGAAGTTTTTACCCTGGTTCGAGAGCAATAAGGAACACCTGAAGAAGGAATATACGGATGCGAACGATGCTGAACTAATCAAGATAGGGATGAGACAGTTCAAGACGTTAAACAGCTACTCGCTGCCACGGGGTTCAAGTGAGAAGCGGAAGCTGGAAGACGATGAGCGGGGTGAGTCCGGGGTGGCTAAGTTGGCTAAATTCGGTTTCACCAAGCAGTGA
- the LOC131688350 gene encoding uncharacterized protein LOC131688350 translates to MVYRGVYKNFFCSEIGAEALKFYNKHNIPTKSPRAICKQMQKLYQRWKIIKKNMNRCARTTKKQKFITELVDLFDISDVNALSLMQNESDKQFLISQQQPGREPFLKSHKRRSAQSAQLHQETRELADTLATCSETSLASTMLCSEQSALSISETVVLQKKKIMTTKLAATLDRIGLSDRNAMHVISAVLESAGLNLNDYVLSRESIRVSRQPARKSLAAELKSNFETTGIIVAHWDGKFLEDIVGMEYVDRLPVMVSTKENIQLLGVPKFVSGTGENQANAVFQQLQEWELAERVCAMGFDTTATNTGMNKAESSPETIERKISRSSA, encoded by the exons ATGGTTTATAGAGGAGTTTACAAGAACTTTTTTTGCAGCGAAATCGGAGCCGAAGCATTAAAATTTTATAATAAGCACAATATTCCTACAAAATCGCCTAGAGCCATCTGTAAGCAGATGCAGAAACTCTATCAAAGGtggaaaattattaaaaaaaacatgaaccGCTGTGCAAGAACTACAAaaaagcagaagtttataaccgAATTGGTCGATTTATTCGACATTTCTGATGTCAACGCATTAAGCTTAATGCAGAATGAGAGTGataaacaatttttaatttCGCAACAGCAGCCAGGCCGAGAGCCATTTCTTAAAAGCCATAAGCGGAGATCTGCTCAGTCAGCCCAGCTACACCAAGAAACTCGCGAACTTGCTGATACGTTGGCAACTTGTTCAGAGACAAGTCTAGCGTCAACGATGTTATGTTCAGAACAAA GCGCATTGTCGATTAGCGAAACTGTCGTCTTACAAAAAAAGAAGATAATGACGACAAAGCTCGCAGCAACTCTCGATCGCATTGGGTTAAGTGACCGAAATGCTATGCACGTGATCTCTGCGGTGTTGGAAAGTGCGGGATTAAATTTGA ACGATTATGTTTTGAGTCGAGAAAGCATCCGAGTTTCAAGGCAGCCGGCTCGTAAATCACTCGCAGCTGAGTTGAAGTCAAACTTTGAAACTACTGGCATCATTGTGGCGCATTGGGATGGAAAATTTTTGGAGGATATCGTTG GAATGGAATATGTCGATCGTTTACCGGTGATGGTATCCACCAAAGAAAATATTCAGCTATTGGGCGTTCCGAAATTTGTGAGTGGAACGGGGGAAAACCAGGCGAACGCGGTTTTTCAACAGTTGCAGGAGTGGGAATTGGCCGAAAGGGTATGCGCTATGGGGTTTGACACAACTGCCACTAATACTGGTATGAACAAAG CTGAATCGAGTCCCGAAACTATTGAACGAAAGATTTCCAGGTCATCAGCGTAG
- the LOC131694219 gene encoding inner nuclear membrane protein Man1, which translates to MSGRMDNLDLLSDDELRLRLVQYGFQNLPVTNTTRKLLIKKLRNHMENEKGKLRRETSYATRYSSGEESDGEKRSGRRATTTGTSSARKAMPPPAPRSVSKRISNSPISNSSLLFNNNNNNNHNKSVSPGSGKSAVFISPVIINDSEEEDYTGGLRTTSRGFGNSSSPSALFRRTTSNSTYATPTRLPTSAASVPTAQLPSSSYRITGNNNPTVPSSNASTRLNDSSNTNGSASDSPFVSEYTKRLLQLRGETVSHENYNSAIGSAISGASSGSNLSLNHSGAPISGNHFRSRYTLSGRYSTNHNDASGGNGFSENDIVTHAQPSPEPPQIPLRVALGNLITKLDEHYGFKQTFIPCALLCLFIAFLVFVAFMYMTITTDIASTLNSIDTRYELCETTTTDGSRCIPQSELEPALEMLKLVGTELKSRVERSKCVDSSVSYLMNADEVLKLAKEHNPSTLIPQLTKHLHTMEYLIDQNPQWRINHCDQDGNELKFEEVLRRRQTKSNYFAILKPKLPFTCMLYNKFHTFFIIVGVLGMIGMSTYLGNCFLKFVLQVKQKRKDQVNLLITEIIQAVSQASSSVGGNEPSEEGGLVVVNHLRDRLITHDNRKNLEWAWIEALQFLERNESRIQFEVGNRGGEDFKMMRWIDTAPITATAVTRSVPGGVKKWQSPAFDNTNKIPDPPTPCLKIRQMFDKYEVNDPNLRTIVQDAILEKVGLRCKIYDIQMDRNTCCVYVRCASAKDAGIVHDEINGWWFDNRLVSIKFLRLERYLARFPRSSAGPVCLKPSNRNNSSMSQQPPLGDRPTNQVQRDEDEEDEEEEDDTEPEHEPEC; encoded by the exons ATGAGCGGACGAATGGATAATCTGGACCTGTTGTCGGACGACGAGCTCCGGCTCAGATTGGTGCAGTACGGCTTTCAGAATCTCCCCGTCACCAATACCACCCGGAAGCTGTTGATCAAAAAGCTCCGCAATCACATGGAAAACGAGAAAGGAAAGTTGCGACGGGAGACGAGCTATGCGACGCGTTACTCTTCCGGTGAGGAATCCGACGGAGAAAAAAGATCCGGACGTAGAGCAACAACCACTGGTACTAGCAGTGCACGAAAGGCAATGCCACCACCAGCTCCGAGATCGGTCAGCAAGAGAATCAGCAATTCACCCATATCAAACAGTAGTTTACTtttcaacaacaacaataataacaatCACAACAAATCGGTATCGCCCGGTTCAGGAAAAAGTGCCGTGTTCATTTCACCGGTGATCATTAATGACAGCGAAGAGGAGGATTATACCGGTGGTTTGCGAACGACAAGCCGGGGCTTTG GAAACTCATCTTCACCCAGTGCTCTTTTTCGTCGTACCACCTCCAACAGTACCTACGCCACTCCCACAAGACTTCCGACAAGCGCTGCCTCAGTACCCACGGCACAACTTCCTTCGTCAAGCTATCGAATAACCGGAAACAACAATCCAACGGTACCATCCAGCAACGCATCAACCAGGCTGAATGATTCGTCAAACACTAACGGCAGTGCGTCGGACTCTCCCTTCGTGAGTGAGTACACCAAACGGCTGCTGCAGTTACGAGGTGAAACAGTGTCCCACGAGAACTACAACAGTGCCATTGGCAGTGCCATCAGTGGTGCAAGTAGCGGAAGCAATCTCAGCTTAAATCACAGCGGGGCTCCGATTAGTGGGAACCACTTCCGCAGTCGGTATACCCTTTCAGGTAGATACTCGACCAATCACAATGATGCCAGTGGCGGAAACGGCTTTAGCGAGAACGATATTGTGACACATGCTCAGCCTAGTCCGGAACCACCACAAATCCCGCTGAGGGTCGCGTTAGGAAATCTGATTACAAAGCTAGACGAGCACTACGGTTTCAAGCAGACGTTCATTCCATGTGCGCTGCTGTGTCTATTTATTGCTTTTCTGGTGTTTGTGGCATTTATGTACATGACTATCACCACTGATATTGCAAGCACGCTGAATTCGATTGATACCAG GTATGAATTATGTGAAACCACGACGACAGATGGCAGTAGATGTATACCACAATCAGAGCTAGAACCGGCATTGGAGATGTTGAAACTTGTTGGAACCGAATTGAAAAGTCGCGTGGAGCGCAGTAAGTGCGTGGACTCCAGTGTGTCATATTTGATGAATGCCGATGAGGTGTTAAAGTTGGCAAAAGAACACAACCCGTCTACGTTGATTCCGCAGCTGACGAAACATTTGCACACGATGGAATATTTGATCGACCAAAACCCACAGTGGAGAATAAATCACTGCGATCAGGATGGCAATGAGCTGAAATTTGAAGAAGTTCTGCGGCGACGACAAACCAAGAGTAATTATTTTGCTATACTGAAACCGAAACTGCCGTTCACGTGTATGCTTTACAATAAATTCCACACATTCTTTATTATTGTTGGCGTGCTGGGAATGATTGGAATGTCGACATATCTGGGTAACTGTTTTCTGAAATTCGTACTGCAAGTTAAGCAGAAACGCAAGGATCAAgtgaatttgttgattactgagATTATTCAAGCGGTCAGTCAAGCCTCGTCATCTGTTGGAGGCAACGAACCATCCGAGGAGGGTGGTTTGGTGGTGGTTAACCATCTTCGAGATAGACTGATAACTCACGACAATCGTAAAAACCTCGAGTGGGCTTGGATCGAAGCACTTCAGTTTTTAGAGCGGAACGAAAGCCGAATACAGTTTGAGGTGGGAAATCGTGGCGGCGAAGACTTCAAAATGATGCGTTGGATCGATACGGCTCCAATCACGGCAACCGCTGTCACACGTTCAGTTCCCGGAGGAGTAAAGAAGTGGCAAAGTCCTGCTTTTGATAACACCAACAAAATACCTGATCCGCCAACGCCCTGTCTCAAAATCCGGCAAATGTTTGACAAGTACGAAGTGAACGATCCCAACCTAAGAACCATCGTCCAGGATGCCATTTTGGAGAAGGTGGGGCTGCGATGTAAAATCTACGATATCCAGATGGATCGGAACACTTGCTGCGTCTATGTGCGTTGTGCTTCGGCCAAGGATGCTGGAATCGTGCATGACGAAATCAACGGCTGGTGGTTCGATAATCGGTTGGTCTCTATTAAATTCCTGCGACTGGAGCGCTATCTGGCACGATTTCCTCGGTCGTCTGCTGGTCCGGTTTGTCTAAAACCTTCGAATCGTAACAATAGCTCAATGTCTCAGCAGCCGCCGCTCGGGGATCGGCCAACGAACCAGGTACAGCGAGACGAAGACGAGGAGGATGAGGAGGAAGAAGACGATACTGAACCCGAGCATGAGCCAGAGtgctaa